From Trichomycterus rosablanca isolate fTriRos1 chromosome 18, fTriRos1.hap1, whole genome shotgun sequence, the proteins below share one genomic window:
- the acer3 gene encoding alkaline ceramidase 3: protein MAPAADRQGYWGAPTSTLDWCEENYVVSFYIAEFWNTVSNLIMILPPIYGAIQTLKDGLEVRYVWSFLGLAAVGIGSWCFHMTLQYEMQLLDELPMIYSCCVFVYCLYECFKQENVINYFPIALLLFFSIVVSVVYLQWKEPVFHQVMYAVLVAFVVFRSIFIVTWVYPWLRALCYTSLCIFLLGFVLWNIDNIFCERLRATRQKLPPVVGAVTQLHAWWHILTGLGSYLHILLSLQIRATYLKYRPKVKFACGVWPMLHVESQKTS, encoded by the exons ATGGCTCCTGCGGCGGACAGGCAGGGTTACTGGGGCGCTCCGACCTCAACACTGGACTGGTGTGAGGAGAACTATGTCGTCTCGTTTTATATCGCCGAATTCT ggaatacagtcagtaaccTGATTATGATCCTCCCTCCAATTTATGGAGCGATACAGACATTAAAAGATGGACTGGAGGTCCGCTACGTCTGGTCCTTTTTAGGGCTTGCAG CTGTTGGCATTGGTTCTTGGTGTTTTCACATGACACTGCAGTATGAAATGCAG CTGTTAGACGAACTGCCGATGATCTACAGTTGCTGCGTCTTTGTCTACTGTTT ATATGAATGCTTCAAGCAAGAAAACGTCATTAACTATTTCCCAATTGCGCTTCTGCTCTTCTTCAGTATTGTCGTTAGTGTG GTGTACCTACAGTGGAAAGAACCAGTATTTCATCAG gTCATGTATGCTGTATTGGTGGCTTTCGTAGTATTTCGGTCTATTTTTATAGTCACATG GGTGTATCCATGGCTAAGAGCGCTGTGCTACACGTCATTATGTATCTTCCTGCTAGGATTTGTCTTATGGAACATAGATAATATTTTCTGTGAAAGATTAAG AGCCACAAGGCAGAAGCTGCCTCCCGTAGTAGGAGCCGTGACGCAGCTTCACGCGTGGTGGCATATTCTAACAGGCCTCGGCTCCTACCTCCACATCCTCCTCAG CCTCCAGATTCGAGCCACCTACCTCAAGTACAGACCAAAAGTGAAG TTTGCCTGTGGTGTCTGGCCCATGCTGCACGTTGAGTCTCAGAAGACAAGTTGA
- the serpinh1a gene encoding serpin H1a yields the protein MAGKMWVKILASLCLLASVKADKKLSSHATILADSSTNLAFNLYHNMAKEKDLDNILISPVVVASSLGLVALGGKSSTASQVKTILGGDKVNDENLHSGLAELLTEVSNSTARNVTWKINNRLYGPSSVSFEDAFLKNSKKHYNYGHSKINFRDKRSAVNAINKWASKSTDGKLPEITKNVENTDGAMIINAMFYKPHWDEEFHHKMVDSRGFLVHHSYTVSVPMMHRTGIYGFYDDATNNLCVLEMPLAHKMSSIIFIMPYHVESLERLEKLLTRKQLDTWLAKVEQKAVAVSLPKVSMEVSHNLQKHFADLGVTEAVDKTKADLSNISGKKDLYLANVFHASSIEWDTFGNPPDLSIFSTDKIKNPKLFYADHPFIFLVKDKKTSSILFIGRLVKPKGEKMRDEL from the exons ATGGCTGGAAAGATGTGGGTAAAGATCTTGGCGAGCCTGTGTCTGCTGGCCAGCGTCAAAGCAGACAAGAAGCTCAGCAGCCATGCCACCATCTTGGCGGACAGCAGTACCAACCTGGCCTTCAACCTGTACCACAACATGGCCAAGGAGAAAGATCTGGACAACATATTAATTTCACCAGTGGTGGTGGCCTCCTCACTGGGCCTGGTCGCTCTCGGTGGAAAGTCCTCTACAGCTTCTCAGGTGAAGACAATCCTTGGAGGCGATAAAGTAAACGATGAGAATCTTCACTCAGGCCTGGCTGAACTTCTGACCGAAGTTAGTAACTCCACAGCAAGGAACGTGACCTGGAAGATTAACAACCGGTTGTACGGCCCGAGCTCAGTCAGCTTTGAGGACGCctttttgaagaacagcaagaagcACTACAACTATGGGCACTCCAAAATCAACTTCCGTGACAAGCGGAGCGCGGTCAATGCCATCAACAAATGGGCTTCCAAGTCTACTGATGGCAAGTTGCCTGAGATTACCAAGAATGTGGAGAACACAGATGGAGCCATGATTATCAATGCCATGTTTTACAAGC CTCACTGGGATGAGGAGTTTCATCACAAGATGGTTGACAGTCGGGGTTTCCTTGTGCATCACTCCTACACTGTGTCAGTACCCATGATGCACCGCACAG GTATTTATGGTTTTTATGACGATGCTACCAACAACCTTTGTGTGCTGGAGATGCCGCTGGCTCATAAGATGTCGTCCATCATTTTCATCATGCCCTACCATGTGGAGTCTTTGGAAAGGCTGGAGAAGCTGCTTACACGTAAGCAGCTGGATACTTGGCTAGCTAAGGTGGAGCAAAAAGCTGTGGCTGTCTCATTACCAAAGGTCAGCATGGAGGTTAGCCACAATCTGCAG AAACATTTTGCAGATCTCGGTGTGACTGAAGCCGTAGATAAAACCAAGGCTGATCTATCCAACATCTCAGGGAAGAAAGACCTCTACCTGGCCAACGTCTTCCACGCCTCCTCCATAGAGTGGGACACATTCGGCAACCCCCCAGACCTCAGCATCTTCAGTACAGACAAGATCAAGAACCCCAAACTATTCTATGCAGACCATCCCTTCATTTTCTTAGTGAAAGACAAGAAGACGAGCTCCATCCTCTTCATCGGCAGGCTGGTCAAGCCCAAAGGCGAAAAGATGAGAGATGAATTATAA